A genomic region of Corticium candelabrum chromosome 6, ooCorCand1.1, whole genome shotgun sequence contains the following coding sequences:
- the LOC134181093 gene encoding pre-mRNA-splicing factor 38A-like isoform X1, which yields MSDAPAVEEGELPSSPLTAEDEDLEEGEILESDNEENGEKEAKKSPEPPPRVGGQKEKEKDREREETSHRNTRKGIEVWADFYPTNRSVPSPRANRHSDDSPYSDSDPEREDRSYSRSRRDRYDDESHNRSHDREKRPLLRDEKTHEYLSRMRKEASRAPKPQPRVTCKFWARGVCRKVSCRRRANVCWCMNEWMGRRYCLVEWLKIGAEKLDVLMGDGMRLCMS from the exons ATGTCTGATGCTCCGGCTGTTGAGGAGGGTGAGCTGCCCTCTTCCCCCTTAACCGCGGAAGACGAGGATCTTGAGGAGGGTGAAATTCTGGAGTCAGACAACGAGGAAAATGGAGAAAAAGAGGCGAAAAAGTCACCCGAGCCGCCGCCCCGTGTCGGTGGCCAAAAGGAGAAGGAAAAGGATCGCGAACGCGAGGAAACTTCGCATCGTAATACAAGAAAG GGAATTGAAGTTTGGGCTGACTTCTATCCAACCAATCGATCGGTACCGTCACCACGTGCCAACAGG CATAGTGATGACTCCCCCTACTCGGACTCTGATCCTGAGCGTGAGGATCGATCTTATTCACGCAGTCGACGTGATAGGTATGATGATGAAAGTCACAACCGTTCACATGATAGAGAAAAGAGGCCGTTGTTGAGAGATGAGAAGACACACGAATATTTGAGTAGAATGAGGAAAGAGGCATCTAGAGCTCCAAAACCTCAGCCAAGAGTAACTTGCAAGTTTTGGGCGCGTGGTGTTTGTAGAAAGGTGAGTTGTAGACGTCGGGCGAACGTTTGTTGGTGCATGAACGAGTGGATGGGTAGGAGATATTGTTTAGTGGAGTGGTTGAAGATTGGAGCTGAGAAGCTCGATGTTCTAATGGGCGATGGTATGAGACTTTGCATGAGTTGA
- the LOC134180989 gene encoding methylthioribose-1-phosphate isomerase-like, translated as MSLEAIRYECGRLEILDQLRLPFESVYEPIKTVGEGWEAIKRMKVRGAPAIAIVGTLSMAVELKSKQFQSSEEVVDFVTSSFDYLKTSRPTAVNLSEAANRFSLQARELAGHHPDDPETVKSRLITDIESMLKKDVADNKSIGEHGANHIASSLAGSEKARVLTHCNTGSLASAGYGTALGVIRALHEKGILEHAFCTETRPYNQGTRLTAYELVYEKIPSTLIADSMAAALMREKKLSAVVVGADRVVANGDTANKIGTYQLAVAANYHKIPFYVAAPFTTIDMSRASGADIVIEERPAEELTAIQGIRIAAPGIECWNPAFDVTPAELITGGIITERGVFMPNELPSQTV; from the exons ATGAGTCTGGAAGCAATACGATACGAATGTGGGCGTTTAGAAATCTTGGATCAGCTGAGGTTACCTTTCGAGAGCGTATACGAGCCGATAAAGACGGTTGGTGAGGGATGGGAGGCAATCAAGCGGATGAAA GTGAGAGGGGCACCTGCTATTGCAATAGTCGGCACTCTGAGTATGGCAGTGGAGCTGAAATCGAAACAGTTCCAATCGTCTGAAGAAGTTGTAGACTTTGTGACTTCATCTTTTGATTATCTGAAAACCTCTCGACCGACGGCAGTCAATCTCTCTGAAGCTGCAAACAGATTTTCATTACAAGCTAGAGAGTTGGCCGGTCATCATCCCGACGATCCAGAAACTGTGAAATCTCGACTTATCACGGACATTGAGTCGATGCTTAAGAAAGATGTCGCAGACAACAAATCTATTGGCGAACACGGAGCCAATCACATTGCAAGCAGTTTGGCTGGTTCTGAGAAGGCACGTGTACTCACTCACTGTAACACGGGGTCATTGGCCTCAGCTGGTTATGGCACAGCTTTGGGTGTCATTCGTGCTCTACACGAGAAAGGCATATTGGAGCATGCATTTTGTACAGAAACACGGCCATACAATCAGGGCACCCGTCTCACTGCATACGAACTCGTCTATGAGAAAATCCCGTCGACTCTTATTGCTGACAGTATGGCAGCTGCCTTGATGAGAGAGAAAAAGCTCTCGGCCGTAGTTGTCGGTGCTGATCGTGTGGTTGCCAATGGCGACACGGCGAACAAGATTGGTACATATCAACTAGCAGTTGCAGCAAACTATCACAAAATTCCGTTCTACGTTGCTGCACCGTTTACAACAATCGACATGTCGAGGGCATCGGGAGCCGACATCGTGATCGAAGAACGACCAGCAGAAGAGCTGACAGCAATTCAAGGTATACGAATTGCAGCACCAGGAATCGAGTGTTGGAATCCTGCGTTCGATGTCACTCCTGCCGAGTTGATTACGGGAGGTATTATCACTGAACGAGGAGTCTTCATGCCCAACGAATTACCTAGTCAGACTGTCTGA
- the LOC134181128 gene encoding uncharacterized protein LOC134181128 produces MFSLYFVLNSFLTLVSREFPCKYYHTGNHCYDGPECRFSHDKLTPETEEILQKALNSAREEAANLPVPETRMQQDSVQLPRLYGSDDATHNAKIDVNPGWGIPHSSIKRQLIIVPGRPVLLSYPAGDVPAHLQSPLLGTRVPHVSEVHVREYRQQVGEWDYESRSEEWVRDENERKEFGDHIEQFGYQLDSGEGWQDGPHPNDWVPQHEPLADNQHNQQNWSLHRQPAMEEDIHMKDRHPNDWIPQRQVILEEPAGPMPQPPDNWASQRQPLLVVDKQIGPDWGPRQRSPPFDNNSKPHRGRKNDWISQRDMRGGLDVVPQFDLDEIPPNFDSHPPKKPRFEPEEPYTKNALGIVVGQVRSLAGETQENMGVMPMDSQMRHPTNLDPRQKGFGEPVPYVQERPPPQRLIEEPVCEQADFLPLSRQSGDQKYQEYRPSKDRLDRDRQNWNTVDSSYMSTDRAMVKYADERPQGEYVNERFVGGYAGENMRERVTSPPRPLFQGLDRDERSRQMDAPGLMDESRLRNRVIDGSRIIDDPRQMDGPRPMDVPRPMDGPRLMDNPREMDASRQMDAARQMEASRSMGDPRQMEDLRHMDDPRHMDGRRQMDHLGNRQLVSSGYGNDVPREKYSPPLAREYGRDMDERAVGAYRNEMPRDKFIPPTIPQRSHYDGDPSSKQIGQFVDERSGSALPQLSPLHAMKGYEKDVVDHPVGNFVNKQPSSRDRLSPQRRYESETQQRDMRSSDTDWQFRRNVGDTQPPRQALYDQPSERYNIDQNQGPPVQGHLGREERPRPNEYEIPQPDIGRDVRQVHVGGGDRQPPREREHIQPLMDRHADIPYDQGRSDEGPYDIVRRDPAKELRYNLPVREEVGYGYPAFETSTRHKSHDQFTDDRQQGFNENRSTSEQNWDQRPDMHSQGYRHTEQQVNQQEAPQYLSSKPSQDPHFMPANAPYQTSDRSNSTMSHSALPSGSYSSHYMPSHGGMSSHIPHQEPAVMFDSTGFNHSVSRQQPKEQESTIQASRDPRQRSRVPLPEQTPPRENRLLSEPRKDELPYASPTGTVLDIKMEMPPPKSSSITPKVMPASAKEQPKKQSLADLFKSIDPTASPFG; encoded by the exons ATGTTTAGTCTATACTTTGTGTTGAATTCTTTCTTGACTCTTGTTTCACGTGAATTTCCATGCAAGTACTACCACACTGGAAATCACTGCTATGACGGTCCAGAATGCCGTTTCTCTCATGACAAGCTGACACCTGAAACAGAAGAAATTCTTCAGAAA GCACTAAACTCAGCTCGAGAAGAGGCTGCCAACTTGCCAGTGCCTGAAACAAGAATGCAACAAGACAGTGTGCAACTTCCTCGTTTGTATGGCAGTGATGATGCAACTCACAATGCCAAAATCGATGTCAATCCAGGATGGGGCATTCCACATTCAAGTATAAAACGACAACTAATTATCGTGCCTGGTCGACCAGTCCTGTTGTCGTATCCTGCTGGAGACGTACCTGCACATTTACAGTCTCCTTTGCTTGGAACTCGTGTACCACATGTGAGTGAGGTGCATGTTAGAGAGTATCGTCAGCAGGTAGGTGAGTGGGACTACGAGTCAAGAAGTGAAGAATGGGTGAGAGACGAAAACGAGAGGAAAGAATTTGGCGATCACATTGAGCAGTTTGGGTATCAATTGGACAGCGGGGAAGGATGGCAAGATGGTCCTCATCCAAATGACTGGGTACCTCAGCATGAACCTCTTGCTGATAATCAACACAATCAGCAGAACTGGTCCTTACATAGACAGCCTGCCATGGAAGAAGACATTCACATGAAGGACAGACATCCAAATGATTGGATTCCTCAGAGGCAAGTGATATTGGAAGAACCTGCTGGTCCAATGCCTCAACCTCCAGACAACTGGGCTTCTCAAAGACAACCGCTTCTAGTAGTAGACAAGCAAATAGGACCCGACTGGGGACCACGGCAACGATCTCCACCTTttgacaacaacagcaaacctCATAGAGGACGTAAGAATGACTGGATTTCACAAAGAGACATGAGAGGTGGTCTTGATGTCGTGCCGCAGTTTGATCTGGATGAGATTCCACCTAATTTTGATTCTCACCCACCAAAGAAACCAAGATTTGAACCGGAGGAACCTTACACTAAAAATGCCCTTGGAATAGTTGTGGGCCAGGTGAGGAGTTTGGCAGGCGAGACTCAAGAGAATATGGGAGTAATGCCAATGGACAGTCAGATGAGACATCCAACCAATTTAGACCCTAGACAGAAGGGGTTTGGAGAACCAGTTCCATATGTACAAGAAAGACCGCCACCACAAAGGCTTATTGAAGAACCCGTTTGTGAACAAGCAGATTTTCTTCCTCTTTCTCGTCAGTCTGGTGATCAGAAGTACCAAGAGTACAGACCATCAAAGGATAGActtgacagagacagacagaactgGAATACAGTGGATTCTTCATATATGTCTACAGACAGGGCAATGGTTAAGTATGCTGATGAGCGACCACAGGGAGAGTATGTGAATGAGAGGTTTGTCGGTGGATACGCAGGTGaaaacatgagagagagagtgacTTCACCTCCTCGTCCTCTCTTTCAAGGATTGGACAGAGACGAAAGaagtagacagatggatgcaCCAGGTTTGATGGATGAATCCAGATTGAGGAACAGGGTAATAGATGGTTCGAGAATAATAGATGACcctagacagatggatggtcCTAGACCTATGGATGTTCCTAGACCCATGGATGGTCCTAGACTTATGGACAATCCTAGAGAGATGGATGCTTCAAGACAAATGGATGCTGCCAGACAGATGGAGGCTTCTAGATCGATGGGTGATCCCAGGCAGATGGAGGATCTCAGACACAtggatgatcccagacacaTGGACGGTCGTAGGCAGATGGACCACCTTGGGAATAGGCAATTGGTGAGTTCAGGATATGGAAATGATGTTCCTCGAGAAAAGTACAGCCCTCCATTGGCAAGGGAGTATGGGAGAGACATGGACGAGAGAGCAGTTGGGGCATACAGAAATGAGATGCCACGAGACAAATTTATTCCACCAACTATTCCTCAACGTAGTCATTATGATGGAGACCCTAGCAGTAAGCAGATTGGTCAATTTGTAGATGAGAGATCTGGAAGTGCACTTCCACAGTTGTCACCTTTACATGCCATGAAAGGatatgagaaagatgtagtgGACCATCCTGTGGGAAACTTCGTAAACAAGCAACCGTCTTCAAGAGACAGACTCAGTCCACAGAGACGGTATGAATCAGAAACGCAGCAACGAGACATGAGAAGCTCAGACACGGATTGGCAATTTAGGAGAAATGTTGGTGACACCCAGCCACCTAGACAAGCACTGTATGACCAGCCAAGTGAGAGATACAACATTGATCAGAATCAGGGACCTCCGGTCCAGGGTCATTTAGGTCGTGAAGAGCGACCTAGACCAAATGAATATGAAATACCTCAACCGGACATTGGAAGAGACGTCAGGCAAGTGCATGTTGGAGGAGGTGACAGGCAGCCACCCAGAGAGAGAGAACATATTCAGCCattaatggacagacatgctgATATACCATATGATCAAGGCCGAAGTGATGAAGGACCGTATGACATCGTACGGAGAGATCCTGCAAAAGAATTGAGATACAATCTGCCGGTGAGAGAAGAGGTTGGGTATGGTTATCCAGCGTTTGAAACTAGTACAAGACACAAATCACATGATCAGTTCACCGATGACAGGCAACAAGGATTCAATGAGAATCGTTCAACTTCGGAACAAAACTGGGACCAACGACCTGACATGCATTCACAAGGATACAGACACACTGAACAGCAGGTCAATCAGCAGGAAGCGCCCCAGTATCTCAGCTCTAAGCCATCACAAGATCCTCATTTTATGCCTGCTAATGCACCTTACCAGACATCAGACCGCTCAAACTCAACTATGTCTCATTCTGCCCTGCCAAGTGGTTCATACAGCTCTCATTATATGCCTTCTCATGGTGGCATGTCATCACATATACCGCACCAGGAACCAGCTGTCATGTTTGATTCCACAGGATTTAATCATTCCGTGTCAAGGCAACAGCCGAAAGAACAAGAATCGACTATCCAGGCTTCACGTGATCCGCGACAGAGAAGCAGAGTGCCTCTACCTGAGCAGACACCACCTCGAGAGAACAGATTACTATCGGAACCAAGGAAAGATGAGCTGCCGTATGCTTCTCCAACTGGGACAGTGTTGGATATCAAGATGGAAATGCCACCACCGAAAAGCAGTAGTATTACACCAAAAGTGATGCCAGCGTCTGCCAAAGAACAGCCGAAGAAACAGTCATTGGCTGACTTGTTTAAGAGCATTGATCCGACAGCGTCACCATTTGGATGA
- the LOC134181081 gene encoding oxysterol-binding protein-related protein 9-like has translation MDGAGANALNDARDPKWESLTEEEQAALRTVMARAKEVEQQEQRRLDCLRQPLEGQLSKWTNVVKGWQSRWFYLDPTASVLYYYTSEGRKRGSPRGSIMLDGAVIAPSDDDSQSFAISATNGETFRLKAVDAKERQSWVMRLRRVIEQLKPQINTHSAKGVYASGATSVGGLAGWQDEPHIRKAHVQDKVSPGTLLRSRSGSGSGVFTKRVSVSTFNTQRNSFTRTTSYQGSSIQRDRKVSFTNDIAGVGEVLHIAETQYLALKEALDGFDGTNEDSIDPYSDKDLLCLKALSQATLGALSHCYDLMAMQSQQQAQQLSTARALPPGATIQWLQTDSGPSSAPPSPTLSGSETPHRSAEHSPQRFVDQFGNEALNADHNTDDYLYGDKRDEDLEIESDKERKSVVLQLLSQLKLGMDLSKVVLPTFILETRSLLEMYGDFLSRPEMFASIADGQTAEDRMVRVVKFFLTSFGAGRRSYAARKPYNPIIGEFFECSYRADTSRLSVEQSSDVTSALDSSDGSAVDVKFTAEQVSHHPPVSALYVECPSKKIQMNGDVWTKTRFLGMAIGVHLEGEVCISVLKYDEEYKFTLPSAFARSILTVPWIELGGRVNIICEKTGYQSSITFHTKPLYGGKPHKISGEISHISSQTPLYKITGEWNDKITMAFDGKDPILLNAAAPTVRPSVRPVHEQGELESRRLWRHVTVALKMGDIQKATDEKKALEDGQRFEAKERQSKGIDYRPKLFHQSNQRWLYNNPLSGR, from the exons ATGGATGGTGCGGGTGCGAACGCTTTGAACGACGCCAGAGATCCCAAATGGGAGAGCCTAACTGAAGAAGAACAGGCTGCTCTTCGAACGGTGATGGCCAGAGCGAAG GAAGTCGAGCAGCAAGAGCAACGTCGTCTAGA TTGTCTGCGGCAACCATTAGAAGGCCAACTGTCTAAGTGGACCAACGTAGTCAAAGGATGGCAATCACGATGGTTTTATcttgacccaacagctagtgTTTTGTATTACTACACG TCGGAGGGTAGAAAACGTGGCTCACCAAGAGGATCTATTATGTTAGAC GGTGCTGTTATCGCTCCTTCGGACGACGACTCGCAATCCTTTGCCATCAGTGCTACAAACGGAGAGACCTTCCGATTAAAAG CCGTTGATGCGAAAGAAAGGCAAAGTTGGGTTATGAGGCTACGAAGAGTCATCGAGCAACTCAAACCTCAAATCAACACTCATTCAGCAAAG GGTGTGTATGCTTCTGGTGCAACGTCGGTTGGTGGCTTGGCCGGTTGGCAGGACGAGCCTCACATTAGGAAGGCTCATGTTCAAGATAAGGTTTCGCCTGGTACTCTTTTGCGATCGAGATCTGGATCGGGTTCAGGTGTATTCACAAAGCGAGTTTCAGTGTCGACATTTAATACGCAGCGTAACTCGTTTACGAGAACCACTTCGTATCAG GGTTCTTCAATACAACGTGATCGAAAAGTGTCATTCACTAATGACATTGCTGGTGTTGGCGAAGTACTGCATATCGCTGAAACTCAGTATTTGGCTTTGAAAGAAGCTTTGGATGGTTTTGATGGCACGAATGAGGATAGTATAGATCCTTACAGTGACAag GACTTACTTTGTCTGAAAGCTTTATCACAGGCCACTTTGGGTGCGTTGTCTCACTGTTATGATCTTATGGCCATGCAAAGTCAACAACAAGCTCAACAG CTGTCGACTGCTAGAGCTTTGCCACCAG GAGCGACAATTCAGTGGCTTCAAACGGACAGTGGCCCTTCGAGTGCTCCTCCATCACCGACATTGTCAGGCTCAGAAACTCCTCACAGAAG TGCTGAACATTCGCCTCAACGGTTTGTTGATCAGTTTGGTAACGAAGCTTTGAATGCGGATCACAATACAGACGACTATTTATATGGAGACAAGAGAGACGAGGATCTCGAAATTGAGTCGGATAAGGAGAGAAAAAGTGTCGTCCTTCAGTTGCTCTCGCAACTGAAATTGGGCATGGATCTGTCAAAG GTTGTATTACCGACATTTATTCTTGAGACGAGATCTTTGTTGGAGATGTACGGAGATTTCTTGTCACGTCCAGAGATGTTTGCCag CATTGCTGATGGTCAAACAGCTGAAGACCGGATGGTGCGGGTTGTGAAGTTTTTTCTAACTTCATTTGGTGCTGGACGGAGA AGTTATGCTGCAAGGAAACCGTACAATCCAATCATAGGAGAGTTCTTCGAGTGCTCGTACAGGGCTGATACGAGTCGACTATCTGTCGAACAGTCGTCTGATGTCACGTCCGCATTAGATTCATCAGATGGGTCAGCAGTTGATGTAAAGTTTACAGCCGAGCAAGTGTCACATCATCCACCCG TTTCTGCACTTTACGTCGAGTGTCCTAGTAAAAAAATTCAAATGAATGGCGATGTATGGACAAAGACTAGGTTTCTAGGAATGGCAATCGGTGTTCACTTAGAAGGAGAAG TTTGTATATCGGTGTTGAAGTATGACGAGGAATACAAGTTTACGCTTCCGAGTGCCTTTGCTAG GTCAATTCTGACTGTCCCGTGGATAGAATTAGGAGGTCGTGTCAATATCATTTGTGAAAAAACTGGATATCAGTCATCAATAACATTTCACACTAAg CCACTCTATGGAGGCAAACCACACAAGATTTCTGGAGAAATCAG TCATATTTCGTCTCAGACTCCTCTGTACAAGATTACTGGAGAATGGAATGACAAAATTACAATGGCGTTTGACGGAAAG GATCCAATTCTACTAAATGCTGCAGCACCTACTGTTAGACCATCCGTTCGACCGGTGCATGAGCAAGGAGAACTAGAATCACGACG GCTGTGGAGACATGTCACTGTAGCTCTGAAGATGGGAGACATCCAGAAAGCGACTGACGAGAAGAAAGCT CTTGAAGATGGCCAGAGGTTTGAAGCAAAGGAAAGACAGTCTAAAGGAATAGATTACCGACCTAAG CTATTTCATCAAAGTAACCAGAGATGGCTGTATAACAATCCTCTCAGTGGACGTTGA
- the LOC134181146 gene encoding calcium-binding protein P-like yields the protein MDSFTFSQLEQRLQQTGFADGKLAVINFVGGNFSGSQLAQLLRHFPHSSNQLKVLQSIQHRIVGLTSMEIKFIINNMPFSNDKVQALEILSRHVIDPANQFVILESFSFPSDRQRAQQVLTQNQHMVAGADASGLSMGGYSPAPPAYLQPTQNSYPSSSTGYPPQVAAAYPSGYLPQTSEPYSSAYPPPTYMYPSHTTQAGAYAAAQQGGAYPPTAQDGAYPMSAPGAHYHGGSAAYPPQQQGAYHPSGQSGAYPPRGGEGYPPGGAFPPSQSGYLGGHTVGTGLGSQMMGTPFGGVATGHGMPTAGAYPPAGPPGYPPPY from the exons ATGGACTCGTTCACTTTCTCGCAGCTCGAGCAGCGATTGCAGCAG ACCGGGTTTGCTGATGGAAAACTTGCTGTCATCAATTTTGTTGGTGGAAACTTCTCAGGATCTCAG CTTGCTCAACTGCTGAGACATTTTCCTCACTCGAGCAATCAACTGAAAGTTCTTCAAAGCATTCAACAC AGAATAGTTGGCTTAACATCAATGGAAATCAAATTCATTATTAACAATATGCCTTTCTCAAATGACAAAGTACAAGCACTAGAGATACTATCAAG GCATGTCATTGATCCAGCCAACCAGTTCGTGATTTTGGAAAGTTTTTCATTCCCATCCGACAGACAAAGGGCTCAGCAAGTTCTCACACAG AACCAACATATGGTCGCTGGTGCGGATGCGAGTGGACTGTCAATGGGAGGATACTCACCAGCTCCACCGGCATACCTGCAACCCACACAAAACAGTTACCCGAGCAGCTCAACAGGATACCCACCCCAAGTAGCTGCTGCGTATCCATCAGGATATCTGCCACAAACATCTGAGCCTTACTCAAGCGCTTATCCTCCACCTACATACATGTAtccatcacacacaacacaagcagGAGCTTATGCAGCAGCTCAACAAGGAGGAGCTTATCCACCTACTGCACAAGACGGAGCGTACCCAATGTCCGCACCAGGAGCTCATTATCATGGAGGCTCCGCAGCATATCCTCCACAGCAACAAGGTGCATATCATCCTAGCGGACAGTCTGGAGCTTACCCTCCACGAGGAGGAGAAGGATATCCTCCAGGAGGAGCATTTCCTCCTTCACAGTCTGGCTATCTTGGAGGTCACACAGTGGGCACT GGACTGGGAAGTCAAATGATGGGAACCCCATTCGGTGGGGTGGCCACAGGACATGGCATGCCAACAGCG GGTGCCTATCCTCCAGCCGGTCCACCGGGTTATCCTCCTCCATACTGA
- the LOC134180991 gene encoding BET1-like protein, which translates to MSGGKARKSGLNAEEMLQQENDHLTDNLTMKVSSLKSLASDIERETRSQNVQLDDMDDSFGGAGTLLSGTVNRVKGMLLVGSSNRKLTCYFAIALIILFFLFYYLFTKVTHK; encoded by the exons ATGAGTGGAGGAAAGGCAAGAAAGAGCGGTCTTAATGCGGAAGAGATGCTACAACAAGAGAACGATCATTTGACAGACAATTTGACGATGAAAGTGTCATCTCTCAAGTCT CTTGCGTCTGATATCGAAAGAGAAACTCGGAGTCAGAACGTTCAACTCGACGACATG GATGATTCATTTGGTGGTGCCGGCACTCTCTTATCTGGCACCGTCAACAGAGTGAAGGGAATGCTGTTGGTCGGGTCGTCAAACAGAAAACTGACTTGCTACTTTGCAATCGCGTTGATCATACTCTTCTTTCTGTTTTACTATCTCTTCACTAAGGTAACTCACAAATAA
- the LOC134180988 gene encoding formylglycine-generating enzyme-like produces MVVKLALAKYAALAVLIVSNAMFSVCEETCAGNTAAKETESKQGSCSCGMNREKRDVRDSPDDYSNMYSFEKKNSGESPYRRTNHMVLIPGGTFTMGLDKPILPQDGEGPARRTTIDSFYMDVYEVTNAEFEYFVNQTGYKTEAERFGNSFVLDYLIPNKIQEKITQAVASAPWWLPVDGADWRHPFGPGTTIVDRMDHPVVHVSWNDAVEFCKWAGKVLPTEAEWEYATRGGLENKLFPWGDDLLPNGEHRMNIWQGSFPTKNTVEDGFETTAPVTSFPPNKYGLYNTVGNAWEWVNDWYKIQHTSDDQLNPTGPLHGTDRVKKGGSYMCHKSYCYRYRCASRSNNTPDSSASNLGFRCASQKQPSDVPVVEHDPKLK; encoded by the exons ATG GTTGTGAAACTGGCCCTGGCGAAATATGCAGCTCTAGCAGTCCTAATCGTGTCCAATGCGATGTTTTCCGTCTGCGAAGAGACTTGCGCCGGAAACACGGCAGCAAAGGAAACCGAAAGTAAACAAGGAAGTTGCAGTTGTGGTATGAACAGAGAGAAGCGGGACGTCAGAGATTCCCCGGATGATTATTCAAATATGTATTCTTTTGAAAAGAAAAATAGTGGTGAGTCTCCATACCGACGAACCAACCACATGGTGTTGATCCCAGGTGGAACGTTCACAATGGGATTAGATAAGCCAATTCTGCCTCAAGACGGTGAAGGTCCAGCTCGTCGGACGACCATTGATTCGTTCTACATGGATGTGTATGAAGTCACCAATGCCGAATTTGAATACTTTGTCAATCAGACTGGGTACAAAACTGAAGCCGAGAGATTCGGTAATTCGTTTGTGTTGGACTATCTCATACCCAATAAGATCCAAGAAAAAATCACTCAGGCTGTGGCGTCGGCCCCGTGGTGGTTGCCCGTGGATGGAGCAGATTGGAGACACCCGTTTGGACCTGGAACGACGATTGTGGACCGAATGGATCACCCCGTAGTTCACGTGTCGTGGAACGATGCTGTAGAGTTCTGCAAGTGGGCAGGAAAGGTGCTGCCTACCGAAGCAGAGTGGGAGTATGCGACGCGTGGAGGGTTAGAGAACAAACTGTTTCCATGGGGCGATGACTTACTTCCCAACGGGGAACACAGAATGAATATCTGGCAGGGATCATTCCCGACGAAAAACACAGTAGAAGACGGGTTCGAGACGACAGCCCCGGTGACCAGTTTCCCACCCAATAAATACGGATTATACAACACGGTTGGAAACGCATGGGAATGGGTGAACGACTGGTACAAAATACAGCACACGAGCGACGACCAACTGAATCCAACCGGGCCACTTCACGGCACAGACAGAGTAAAGAAGGGTGGATCGTACATGTGCCACAAGTCGTACTGCTATCGATATCGATGTGCTTCAAGAAGCAATAACACACCTGACAGCTCGGCTTCCAATCTGGGATTTCGCTGTGCGAGTCAAAAGCAACCGTCTGATGTGCCTGTCGTTGAACACGACCCTAAACTGAAGTAG
- the LOC134181093 gene encoding pre-mRNA-splicing factor 38A-like isoform X2, whose amino-acid sequence MSDAPAVEEGELPSSPLTAEDEDLEEGEILESDNEENGEKEAKKSPEPPPRVGGQKEKEKDREREETSHRNTRKGIEVWADFYPTNRSVPSPRANRHSDDSPYSDSDPEREDRSYSRSRRDRYDDESHNRSHDREKRPLLRDEKTHEYLSRMRKEASRAPKPQPRVTCKFWARGVCRKGDECEFAHEGSRHKKKELCKFYSTGVCVRGRDCLFLHDILTFTSNQ is encoded by the exons ATGTCTGATGCTCCGGCTGTTGAGGAGGGTGAGCTGCCCTCTTCCCCCTTAACCGCGGAAGACGAGGATCTTGAGGAGGGTGAAATTCTGGAGTCAGACAACGAGGAAAATGGAGAAAAAGAGGCGAAAAAGTCACCCGAGCCGCCGCCCCGTGTCGGTGGCCAAAAGGAGAAGGAAAAGGATCGCGAACGCGAGGAAACTTCGCATCGTAATACAAGAAAG GGAATTGAAGTTTGGGCTGACTTCTATCCAACCAATCGATCGGTACCGTCACCACGTGCCAACAGG CATAGTGATGACTCCCCCTACTCGGACTCTGATCCTGAGCGTGAGGATCGATCTTATTCACGCAGTCGACGTGATAGGTATGATGATGAAAGTCACAACCGTTCACATGATAGAGAAAAGAGGCCGTTGTTGAGAGATGAGAAGACACACGAATATTTGAGTAGAATGAGGAAAGAGGCATCTAGAGCTCCAAAACCTCAGCCAAGAGTAACTTGCAAGTTTTGGGCGCGTGGTGTTTGTAGAAAG GGTGATGAATGCGAGTTTGCACACGAAGGATCGCGACACAAGAAGAAGGAGTTGTGCAAGTTTTATTCAACAGGAGTATGTGTCCGAGGCAGAGATTGCCTCTTTCTTCATGATATCCTTACATTCACCTCAAATCAGTAA